One part of the Hippopotamus amphibius kiboko isolate mHipAmp2 chromosome 14, mHipAmp2.hap2, whole genome shotgun sequence genome encodes these proteins:
- the LOC130835937 gene encoding cofilin-2-like — protein sequence MASGVTVNDEIIKVFNDMKIRKSSTQEEIKKRKEAVLFCLSDDKRQIIVEEAKQILVGDIGDTVENPYTSFVKFLPLNDCRYALYDATYETKGSKKEDLVFISWAPESAPLKSKMIYASSRDAIKKKCTGIKHEWQANGLDDVKDRSTFGEKLGGNVVVSLEKIPL from the coding sequence ATGGCTTCTGGAGTTACAGTGAATGATGAAATCATCAAAGTTTTTAACGATATGAAAATAAGGAAATCGTCCACACAAGAGGagatcaaaaaaagaaaggaagcagttCTCTTCTGTTTAAGCGATGACAAAAGACAAATAATTGTAGAGGAAGCAAAGCAGATCTTGGTGGGTGACATTGGTGATACTGTAGAGAACCCCTACACATCTTTTGTGAAGTTCCTACCTCTGAATGATTGCCGATATGCTTTGTACGATGCCACATACGAAACAAAAGGGTCTAAGAAAGAAGACCTAGTATTTATATCCTGGGCTCCTGAAAGTGCACCTTTAAAGAGCAAGATGATTTATGCTAGCTCTAGAGatgccattaaaaagaaatgtacaggTATTAAACATGAGTGGCAAGCAAATGGCTTGGATGATGTAAAGGACCGTTCGACATTTGGAGAAAAATTGGGAGGCAACGTAGTAGTTTCACTTGAAAAAATACCCTTATAA